One genomic segment of Chromatiaceae bacterium includes these proteins:
- a CDS encoding carbonic anhydrase: MSDVVKEVIAANGAYAADFGDKGELPMPPGRRFAILTCMDARLDPAKYAGLAEGDAHVIRNAGGRASDDAIRSLVISHKLLGTREWFVIHHTDCGMLTFTNEIMTDLLNNSLETATVDANGWHDTGKGPGSPEGRYINWLTISDNAASVVEDVKRIKAHPLVAGYIPVYGYIYDCKTGRLVEVPEATAAGRPD; this comes from the coding sequence ATGAGCGATGTTGTTAAAGAAGTGATTGCCGCGAACGGCGCCTATGCGGCTGACTTCGGGGACAAGGGCGAACTGCCCATGCCACCGGGCAGACGCTTTGCCATTCTGACCTGCATGGATGCCCGACTCGACCCGGCAAAATACGCCGGACTCGCCGAGGGTGACGCGCACGTGATCCGCAATGCCGGAGGTCGAGCGAGCGACGATGCCATCCGATCGCTGGTGATTTCGCACAAGCTGCTCGGTACGCGTGAATGGTTCGTGATTCATCACACCGATTGCGGCATGCTCACCTTCACCAATGAGATCATGACCGATCTGCTGAACAACAGCCTGGAGACCGCGACCGTTGATGCGAACGGCTGGCACGACACGGGCAAGGGCCCCGGCTCACCGGAAGGACGTTACATCAACTGGCTGACGATTTCGGACAACGCGGCGAGCGTCGTCGAAGACGTGAAACGCATCAAGGCACACCCCCTGGTAGCCGGGTATATCCCGGTTTACGGTTACATCTACGACTGCAAGACCGGGCGACTGGTCGAGGTTCCGGAAGCCACCGCGGCCGGCCGACCGGACTGA
- a CDS encoding helix-turn-helix transcriptional regulator, translating into MSAVAMPQHDAFMSAKQVAAYLQLNEKKVYALVSEGKIPATKVTGKWMFPRELIDRWMMDSAHGGLLADRLVIAGSDDPLLYRLVSAFARDMHSMAQISYTPTGTRLGLDLLQANRVDVSALHWGPLAESRLRHPALLRQHPMCRNWVLIRAFAREQGLMLRPSLADAVDDAETLMKAEYRWVQRQPGAGAQRFLLELRRSSTSADALNVTATALSEREAATAIVLGQADVAPGARAAATEAGLAFLPIGVEAFDFALPRNIWFRRLFQDLLGRLQAGDCRLLADTLGGYDFSESGELIWGED; encoded by the coding sequence ATGTCTGCCGTAGCGATGCCGCAACACGATGCATTCATGAGCGCCAAGCAGGTTGCGGCCTACCTGCAGCTCAATGAAAAGAAAGTCTACGCGCTGGTAAGCGAGGGCAAGATCCCGGCGACCAAGGTCACCGGGAAATGGATGTTCCCGCGCGAGTTGATCGACCGTTGGATGATGGATTCCGCGCACGGTGGGCTGCTGGCGGACCGGCTGGTCATCGCGGGCAGTGACGATCCCCTGCTGTATCGCCTGGTGAGCGCGTTTGCGCGCGACATGCACTCAATGGCACAGATCAGCTATACCCCCACTGGCACGCGTCTAGGGCTCGACCTGCTGCAGGCCAATCGCGTCGATGTCAGCGCGCTGCACTGGGGGCCGCTGGCCGAGAGCCGGCTGCGTCATCCGGCGCTGCTGCGCCAGCACCCGATGTGCCGGAACTGGGTATTGATTCGCGCGTTCGCGCGCGAGCAGGGCCTGATGTTGCGCCCGTCGCTGGCGGACGCCGTCGACGACGCGGAGACCCTGATGAAGGCTGAGTATCGCTGGGTGCAGCGTCAACCGGGCGCCGGTGCACAGCGTTTTCTGCTGGAGTTGCGGCGTAGCTCGACGTCCGCGGATGCACTCAATGTAACGGCCACGGCGTTGTCGGAACGCGAAGCGGCGACTGCCATCGTGCTGGGACAGGCCGATGTCGCACCCGGCGCACGGGCCGCGGCGACCGAGGCCGGGTTGGCGTTCCTGCCGATCGGTGTCGAGGCGTTCGATTTTGCGTTGCCGCGCAACATCTGGTTTCGCCGCCTTTTTCAGGACCTGCTGGGACGCCTGCAGGCCGGCGATTGCCGGCTGCTCGCCGATACGCTGGGCGGCTACGATTTCAGCGAGAGCGGTGAACTGATCTGGGGCGAGGACTGA
- a CDS encoding formate dehydrogenase accessory sulfurtransferase FdhD, giving the protein MRRVSSPNKASSDDQRRYRPQMSDAGLSPAHEVVAVDEYGQPRSGFIAGERALTLFLDDREIVTLMTLGTHPEMLTLGYLLNQRLVPCLESVDSVQVDWDKAEVRVATFERITDLDDKLKHRTVTTGCGQGTVFGRIGDQVEKIRVPRVPITQSLIYDLLAQIGQHNEVYRRAGAVHGCALCSCPASTDPRIHLFVEDVGRHNAADAISGYMWLNAINGKDKWFYTTGRLTSEMVIKVAQMQIPILLSRSGVTFRGLELAQKIGVVLIARAKGRHFLVYNGADQITFDAIPPAAPIGSAQRGRRTG; this is encoded by the coding sequence ATGCGCCGCGTATCGTCGCCCAACAAGGCATCCTCCGACGATCAGCGACGGTATCGTCCGCAGATGAGCGATGCCGGTCTGAGTCCGGCGCACGAAGTGGTGGCTGTCGACGAGTATGGCCAGCCACGCAGCGGTTTCATCGCCGGTGAAAGGGCGCTGACCCTGTTTCTCGATGATCGCGAGATCGTCACCCTGATGACGCTCGGCACCCACCCCGAGATGCTGACACTCGGTTACCTGCTCAATCAGCGCCTGGTACCGTGCCTCGAATCGGTCGACTCGGTGCAGGTCGATTGGGACAAGGCCGAAGTACGCGTCGCCACGTTCGAACGCATCACCGACCTGGACGATAAACTCAAGCATCGCACGGTAACGACCGGGTGCGGCCAGGGCACGGTGTTTGGACGAATCGGCGATCAGGTCGAAAAGATCCGCGTACCAAGGGTACCGATCACCCAGTCGTTGATCTACGACCTGCTCGCGCAGATCGGCCAGCACAACGAGGTGTACAGGCGTGCGGGTGCGGTGCATGGCTGCGCGTTGTGCAGTTGCCCGGCATCGACCGACCCGCGCATTCATCTGTTCGTTGAAGATGTCGGACGACACAATGCGGCGGATGCGATCAGCGGCTACATGTGGCTCAACGCCATCAATGGCAAAGACAAGTGGTTCTACACGACCGGGCGCCTGACATCGGAGATGGTGATCAAGGTGGCGCAGATGCAGATCCCGATCCTGCTGTCGCGCTCTGGCGTCACCTTCCGGGGCCTGGAACTGGCGCAGAAGATCGGCGTCGTGCTGATCGCACGCGCCAAGGGGCGGCATTTCCTGGTCTACAACGGTGCCGATCAGATCACATTCGATGCGATACCGCCGGCCGCCCCGATCGGTTCCGCGCAGCGAGGCCGGCGCACCGGCTGA
- the moaA gene encoding GTP 3',8-cyclase MoaA produces MSEQQQNTQSTTGPLVDRFQREVNYLRISVTDRCDLRCVYCMSENMKFLPRESLLTLEEIIQVGRSFVDLGAHKIRITGGEPLHRRDILKVFRELGELEGLRELALTTNGTQLPKFARELREAGVSRINVSLDTLRPDRYTAITRNGKIERVFAGLDAAQDAGFSRIKLNAVILKNRNHDEIHELVAFAIERGIDISFIEEMPLGVVGDHDRAECYYSSDQIREDLGAHYTLVPTAENTGGPSRYFRVPGVETRIGFISPHSHNFCETCNRVRLTSEGRLLLCLGQEHSVDLRRVVRGNPGDDEALRHAIVAAMALKPRGHDFDLQAQPVIFRHMNHTGG; encoded by the coding sequence ATGAGCGAACAGCAGCAGAACACGCAGTCCACGACCGGCCCCCTGGTCGACCGCTTTCAGCGCGAGGTCAACTACCTGCGGATCTCGGTTACCGACCGCTGCGATCTGCGTTGCGTCTACTGCATGTCGGAGAACATGAAGTTCCTGCCGCGAGAGAGTCTGCTGACCCTGGAGGAGATCATCCAGGTCGGCCGCAGCTTCGTTGATCTGGGTGCGCATAAGATCCGCATCACCGGCGGAGAGCCTTTGCACCGCAGGGATATCCTGAAGGTGTTTCGCGAACTCGGCGAGCTCGAAGGCCTGCGGGAACTGGCGTTGACCACCAATGGTACGCAGCTGCCGAAATTTGCCCGTGAACTGCGCGAAGCCGGCGTGAGCCGCATCAATGTCAGCCTCGATACGCTGCGCCCGGACCGCTACACCGCGATCACGCGAAACGGAAAGATCGAGCGGGTGTTTGCCGGGCTCGATGCAGCGCAGGACGCCGGATTCTCGCGGATCAAACTGAATGCGGTGATATTGAAGAACCGCAATCACGACGAAATCCATGAGCTGGTCGCATTCGCCATCGAACGCGGCATCGATATCAGCTTTATCGAAGAGATGCCTCTGGGCGTGGTCGGTGATCACGACCGTGCCGAGTGCTACTACTCCAGCGACCAGATCCGCGAGGATCTCGGCGCACACTACACCCTGGTGCCGACCGCGGAAAACACCGGTGGCCCCTCGCGCTATTTTCGTGTGCCGGGCGTGGAGACGCGCATCGGTTTCATCTCGCCGCACAGCCACAATTTCTGCGAAACCTGCAACCGGGTGCGCCTGACGTCCGAAGGTCGCCTTCTGTTGTGTCTGGGCCAGGAGCACAGCGTGGATCTGCGTCGGGTGGTGCGTGGCAACCCCGGCGACGACGAGGCATTGCGACACGCGATCGTCGCCGCGATGGCGCTGAAACCACGCGGGCATGACTTCGATCTACAGGCCCAGCCGGTGATCTTCCGGCACATGAACCATACCGGGGGCTAG
- a CDS encoding DUF3305 domain-containing protein, giving the protein MTENADTAGEARGRFPVAVVLQRTPATSPWIEHVWDATGIAVNGQYPDREPQLVRDDGKTAVYLVGGLQVSLHADECESYYYNLVSETPRAYVVAHATDDNDRPQPFCVSMSFDEAHAYLEGDDRIFAVEVPPELYRWTEQFVIANYFPQKKLKRKLRDWSADTTGESSA; this is encoded by the coding sequence ATGACGGAGAATGCTGACACCGCCGGCGAGGCCAGGGGCCGCTTCCCGGTCGCAGTGGTGCTGCAGCGGACACCCGCCACCAGTCCGTGGATCGAGCACGTCTGGGACGCCACCGGGATCGCGGTGAACGGGCAGTATCCGGACCGCGAACCACAGCTGGTGCGCGACGACGGCAAGACCGCGGTGTACCTGGTCGGTGGTCTTCAGGTATCGCTGCATGCCGACGAGTGCGAGAGCTACTACTACAACCTGGTCAGCGAAACGCCACGTGCCTATGTGGTGGCACACGCGACCGACGACAACGACCGGCCGCAGCCTTTCTGCGTGAGCATGAGCTTCGACGAAGCACACGCCTATCTGGAGGGGGATGACCGGATTTTCGCGGTCGAGGTGCCGCCCGAACTCTACCGCTGGACCGAGCAGTTCGTGATCGCCAACTACTTTCCGCAGAAGAAACTCAAGCGCAAGTTGCGCGACTGGTCGGCGGACACGACCGGGGAGTCCTCGGCGTGA
- a CDS encoding DUF3306 domain-containing protein has product MSRNPHDNPVDDEHRVPGESFLERFHRRKTEARQQASSMEPVDATPVVAPAEDGPPDQAVELTDADMPPLDTLTFDSDYSGFLSPKVSEHLRRAALRKLFHSAALNVTDGLDDYAEDFTTFKPLGDLITTDMRHRIEVEARRRAEQLGEALADEGDRPTRDLRQIKGEQPCMAATPTTLPEDAGAKITGEDVEVPPTTVPRGDV; this is encoded by the coding sequence GTGAGCCGCAACCCTCACGACAACCCGGTCGACGATGAACACCGTGTACCCGGCGAAAGCTTCCTGGAGCGGTTTCACCGTCGCAAGACCGAGGCCCGGCAACAGGCATCGTCCATGGAACCGGTCGACGCCACACCCGTCGTCGCGCCGGCCGAGGACGGGCCACCGGACCAGGCCGTGGAACTCACCGATGCGGATATGCCGCCGCTCGACACCCTGACCTTCGACTCGGACTACAGCGGCTTCCTGTCGCCAAAGGTCAGCGAGCACCTGCGCCGCGCGGCATTGCGCAAGCTGTTCCACAGCGCTGCGCTCAATGTCACCGACGGACTCGACGACTACGCCGAGGACTTCACCACTTTCAAGCCGCTCGGCGACTTGATCACCACTGACATGCGCCATCGTATCGAGGTAGAGGCACGCCGGCGCGCCGAGCAGCTCGGCGAGGCACTGGCCGACGAAGGAGATCGCCCAACCCGAGATCTCCGTCAGATCAAGGGCGAACAACCGTGCATGGCCGCGACCCCGACGACGCTTCCGGAAGACGCCGGGGCGAAGATCACCGGTGAAGACGTCGAGGTGCCGCCGACAACAGTGCCCAGAGGAGACGTATGA
- a CDS encoding 4Fe-4S binding protein: MNEASSSLEQSRNLRARGAAQAAAERLAVTPTGIVRYTSRGRVLVIGGEAAQWCAARLQTPLHAELLLTDGAEESGVPATAVGGRALSISGHLGAFKVELGEQGRHNYQRFEADLVVDFSARPLFDRELPPPGYWHFGREPQDLDAAWLALDGMVGTFEKPRFFDYDASICAHARSGQSGCRRCIDSCPAEAIISIGEQVEVNPNLCQGGGICATVCPTGAMQYAYPGPGDTAERVRLLLRTYQRDGGTQPWLAFVAEADAADLAAVPANVLLVAVEELASVGHELWLAAIAWGARRVLLVEAGSVPPKAREALLRQLTFTHELLAGLGLPGEVLQLVDATTLDGLGELESTLPAASFAALDRKRQLAGLALDHLWQHASARPSSIALTPGTPYGRVRVDTDRCTLCMSCTSVCPAQALSAGEEVPRLMLFESNCVQCSICANSCPERAITLESRYLADPERRRQAVVLYEEPPFCCVSCGKPFATRRTIDNILEKLNGHAMFQSERARRRLQMCEDCRVVDAVQDAEAMQSGVFGATNHSSKGRA; the protein is encoded by the coding sequence ATGAACGAAGCCAGTTCCAGCCTCGAGCAGAGCCGCAATCTGCGCGCCCGCGGCGCCGCCCAGGCGGCGGCGGAACGCCTCGCGGTCACGCCGACGGGCATCGTCCGTTACACCTCGCGCGGCCGCGTGCTGGTGATCGGCGGTGAAGCGGCGCAATGGTGCGCGGCGCGGCTGCAGACACCCTTGCATGCCGAACTCCTGCTCACCGACGGGGCCGAGGAATCCGGCGTCCCGGCGACCGCGGTCGGCGGCCGCGCACTGTCCATCAGTGGCCATCTCGGCGCGTTCAAGGTCGAACTCGGCGAGCAGGGCCGGCACAACTACCAGCGATTCGAGGCCGACCTGGTCGTGGATTTCTCCGCTCGACCGCTGTTCGACCGCGAACTGCCGCCACCGGGATACTGGCATTTCGGACGCGAGCCGCAGGATCTGGACGCCGCCTGGCTGGCGCTCGATGGCATGGTCGGCACCTTCGAGAAACCCCGCTTCTTCGACTACGACGCCAGCATCTGCGCACATGCGCGGTCCGGCCAGAGCGGTTGCCGCCGCTGCATCGACAGCTGTCCCGCCGAGGCGATTATCTCGATCGGTGAGCAGGTCGAAGTCAACCCGAACCTGTGCCAGGGTGGCGGCATCTGTGCCACCGTCTGCCCGACCGGCGCCATGCAGTACGCCTACCCTGGCCCCGGTGACACCGCCGAGCGTGTGCGTCTGCTGCTGCGGACCTACCAGCGCGACGGTGGCACGCAACCGTGGCTCGCGTTCGTCGCCGAGGCCGACGCGGCGGACCTCGCCGCCGTGCCGGCGAACGTGCTGTTGGTCGCCGTCGAGGAGTTGGCCAGTGTCGGCCACGAATTGTGGCTGGCGGCCATCGCCTGGGGCGCACGCCGGGTGCTGCTCGTCGAAGCCGGCTCGGTGCCGCCGAAGGCGCGCGAGGCCCTGTTGCGGCAGCTCACCTTCACCCACGAACTGCTGGCCGGGCTGGGTCTTCCCGGCGAGGTGTTGCAGCTGGTCGATGCGACGACGCTGGATGGGCTTGGCGAACTCGAAAGTACGCTGCCGGCGGCCAGCTTCGCGGCGCTCGACCGGAAACGCCAACTCGCCGGTCTGGCGCTCGATCACCTGTGGCAGCACGCGTCCGCCAGGCCATCGAGCATCGCACTGACGCCCGGCACCCCTTACGGCCGCGTACGCGTGGATACCGACCGATGCACCCTGTGCATGAGTTGCACCTCGGTCTGCCCGGCCCAGGCACTGAGCGCCGGCGAAGAGGTGCCGCGCCTGATGCTGTTCGAGAGCAACTGCGTGCAGTGCAGCATCTGTGCGAACAGTTGCCCGGAAAGGGCCATCACGCTGGAGTCCCGCTACCTGGCGGATCCCGAACGCCGTCGGCAGGCTGTCGTGCTCTACGAAGAACCGCCGTTCTGTTGCGTCAGCTGTGGCAAACCGTTCGCGACCCGGCGGACGATCGACAACATCCTGGAAAAGTTGAACGGTCATGCGATGTTTCAGTCCGAGCGCGCCCGTCGCCGGCTGCAGATGTGCGAAGACTGTCGCGTGGTCGATGCGGTCCAGGATGCGGAAGCGATGCAGTCGGGCGTGTTCGGCGCCACCAACCATTCGAGCAAAGGCAGAGCATGA
- a CDS encoding molecular chaperone TorD family protein, with product MAVTPPTEQHYRAGLYGLLGALMRSAPDEGTLRHTAALAPDVDREHAELALAMNMLALAARHSTPMALREEYHDLFIGLGRGELVPYGSWYQTGFLMEKPLGLLRNDLRRLGFERADDVHEPEDHIAALCEVMALLILDDTPLNEQQAFFDTHIGSWASGFFADLAKAESAVFYRSVARLGTAFIAVEKSYLSLTN from the coding sequence ATGGCCGTGACCCCACCGACGGAACAGCACTATCGCGCCGGGCTCTACGGCCTGCTGGGCGCCCTGATGCGCAGTGCGCCGGACGAAGGCACACTGCGACATACCGCCGCACTCGCCCCCGATGTCGACCGGGAGCACGCCGAACTTGCACTGGCGATGAACATGCTCGCACTTGCCGCAAGGCACAGTACGCCCATGGCGCTGCGCGAGGAGTATCACGACCTGTTCATCGGTCTGGGACGTGGGGAACTCGTGCCCTACGGCTCCTGGTACCAGACCGGTTTCCTGATGGAGAAGCCGCTCGGGCTGTTGCGCAATGATCTGCGCCGGCTCGGCTTCGAACGGGCCGACGACGTGCACGAGCCCGAAGATCACATCGCGGCCCTGTGCGAGGTCATGGCGCTGCTGATCCTCGACGACACCCCGTTGAACGAGCAACAGGCTTTCTTCGACACCCATATCGGCAGCTGGGCATCCGGGTTCTTCGCCGATCTGGCCAAGGCGGAATCCGCGGTGTTCTACCGCTCTGTTGCACGGCTCGGCACGGCGTTCATTGCGGTCGAAAAGTCCTATTTGTCCCTGACCAACTAG
- a CDS encoding twin-arginine translocation signal domain-containing protein, whose translation MKNPKQVSESRRKFLRDAGVSGGMAAVAAAIPGAVIAETGNDAAEQKAAQGYRLTQHILDYYKTAAS comes from the coding sequence ATGAAGAATCCCAAGCAAGTGTCTGAGTCACGGCGCAAATTCTTGCGCGATGCGGGCGTCTCCGGGGGCATGGCGGCGGTCGCTGCAGCGATCCCGGGCGCCGTGATCGCGGAAACCGGCAACGATGCGGCCGAGCAGAAAGCCGCGCAGGGCTATCGCCTGACGCAGCACATCCTCGACTACTACAAAACCGCAGCCAGCTGA
- a CDS encoding formate dehydrogenase subunit alpha, protein MKLKKISDQVDPATTEQTDAQAATGQPASSNRAAGRKLSRRDFLRHSGILAGGGALATGLAPGMMRRATAAEGAQTGTAKEIRTICTHCSVGCGIIAEVKNGVWTGQEPAFDHPFNLGAHCAKGAAVREHGHGERRLKYPTKLVNGKWQKVSWDEALNDISGQLTKIREQSGPDSVYWLGSAKFNNEQAYLYRKFAAMWGTNNVDHQARICHSTTVAGVANTWGYGAMTNSYNDIHKSRAILLIGSNPAEAHPVSLQHILKAKEENNAPVIVIDPRFTRTAAHANHFLRIRPGTDVPIIWGMMYHIFKNGWEDKEYIRQRVYGMEEVKAEVAKWTPDEVERVTGVPENQVYAAAKAMADNRPGTFIWCMGGTQHTIGNNNTRAYCAFQLALGNIGVSGGGANIFRGHDNVQGATDLGVLADTLPGYYGLAPGSWGHWARVWDLDPAWLKGRFDDVAYDKDGKEYIGEHGEKDKAEHVMNTKGIPVSRWIDGVLENKDAIAQRDNVRAMFMWGHAPNSQTRGPEMKKAMEKLDLLVVVDPYPTVSAVMHDRTDGVYLLPACTQFETYGSVTASNRSLQWRDKVIEPLFESLPDHTIMYKLAKKLGFADEFTKHIAVTNDEPLIEDITREFNRGMWTIGYTGQSPERMKLHQQNWGTFDYTSLKAEGGPADGDFYGMPWPCWGTAEMKHPGTPNLYDTSVPVAEGGLTFRARFGVERNGVSLLADGSYSAGSEIKDGYPEFTADLLKKLGWWDDLTDAEKQAAEGKNWKNDLSGGIQRVAIKHGCAPFGNAKARTVVWTFPDPVPVHREPLYTNRRDLVEKYPTYEDRKSFWRLPTRYGSIQAKDYSQEFPIILTSGRLVEYEGGGDETRSNPWLAELQQDMFVEIHPRDANNAGIKDGEDVWIESTEGARIKVKSLVTRRVAAGVAFTPFHFGGHFQGNDLRSKYPAGADPFVLGEACNTAFTYGYDSVTQMQETKCTLCRIIKA, encoded by the coding sequence ATGAAACTCAAAAAGATTTCCGATCAGGTCGATCCGGCAACCACTGAGCAGACCGACGCCCAGGCAGCGACCGGGCAGCCAGCCAGCTCGAACCGCGCGGCCGGACGCAAGCTCAGCCGTCGTGATTTCCTGCGCCATTCCGGGATTCTTGCCGGCGGCGGCGCACTGGCCACCGGCCTTGCCCCCGGCATGATGCGCAGGGCCACGGCTGCCGAGGGTGCACAGACCGGTACTGCTAAAGAGATAAGGACCATCTGTACTCACTGCTCGGTCGGTTGCGGGATAATCGCCGAGGTGAAAAACGGCGTCTGGACCGGCCAGGAACCGGCCTTCGACCATCCGTTCAATCTCGGGGCACATTGCGCCAAGGGCGCGGCGGTGCGCGAGCACGGCCATGGCGAACGCCGCCTCAAGTATCCGACCAAGCTGGTCAACGGCAAGTGGCAGAAGGTCTCGTGGGACGAGGCACTGAACGACATCAGTGGCCAGCTGACCAAGATCCGCGAGCAATCCGGACCCGATTCGGTTTACTGGCTGGGCTCGGCAAAATTCAACAACGAGCAGGCCTACCTGTACCGCAAGTTCGCCGCGATGTGGGGCACCAACAACGTCGACCACCAGGCGCGCATCTGTCACTCGACCACGGTCGCGGGTGTTGCCAACACCTGGGGCTACGGTGCAATGACCAACAGCTACAACGACATCCACAAGTCGCGCGCGATCCTGCTGATTGGTTCCAACCCGGCCGAGGCGCACCCGGTATCGCTGCAGCACATCCTCAAGGCCAAGGAGGAAAACAATGCACCGGTGATCGTGATCGACCCGCGCTTCACCCGCACCGCAGCACACGCCAACCACTTCCTGCGCATCCGCCCCGGCACCGACGTGCCGATCATCTGGGGCATGATGTACCACATCTTCAAGAATGGCTGGGAAGACAAGGAGTACATCCGCCAGCGCGTCTACGGCATGGAAGAGGTCAAGGCCGAGGTCGCCAAGTGGACGCCTGACGAGGTCGAGCGCGTCACCGGGGTACCGGAGAACCAGGTGTACGCGGCCGCCAAGGCGATGGCCGACAACCGTCCCGGCACCTTCATCTGGTGCATGGGTGGCACGCAGCACACGATCGGCAACAACAACACCCGCGCCTACTGCGCGTTCCAGCTGGCACTCGGCAATATCGGTGTATCCGGTGGCGGCGCCAACATCTTCCGTGGTCATGACAACGTGCAGGGCGCGACCGACCTCGGCGTGCTCGCCGATACGCTGCCCGGCTACTACGGCCTGGCCCCCGGTTCCTGGGGACACTGGGCTCGGGTCTGGGATCTTGATCCGGCATGGCTCAAGGGCCGTTTCGATGACGTGGCCTACGACAAGGATGGCAAGGAGTACATCGGCGAACACGGTGAGAAGGACAAGGCCGAGCACGTGATGAACACCAAGGGCATCCCGGTCTCGCGCTGGATCGACGGCGTGCTCGAGAACAAGGATGCGATCGCCCAACGTGACAACGTGCGCGCGATGTTCATGTGGGGGCACGCACCCAACTCGCAGACACGTGGCCCGGAAATGAAAAAGGCCATGGAAAAGCTCGACCTGCTGGTCGTTGTCGATCCCTATCCGACCGTTTCGGCCGTCATGCACGATCGCACCGACGGCGTCTATCTGCTGCCCGCGTGTACGCAGTTCGAGACCTACGGATCGGTGACCGCCTCCAACCGCTCACTGCAATGGCGCGACAAGGTGATCGAGCCGCTGTTCGAATCCCTGCCCGATCACACCATTATGTACAAGCTGGCGAAGAAGCTCGGCTTTGCTGATGAGTTCACCAAGCACATCGCGGTCACCAACGACGAGCCGCTGATCGAGGACATCACGCGTGAGTTCAACCGCGGCATGTGGACCATCGGCTATACCGGCCAGAGCCCGGAACGGATGAAACTGCACCAGCAGAACTGGGGCACCTTCGACTACACCAGCCTCAAGGCCGAGGGCGGACCGGCCGACGGCGATTTCTATGGCATGCCCTGGCCGTGCTGGGGTACTGCAGAGATGAAACACCCCGGCACGCCCAACCTCTATGACACCAGTGTGCCGGTGGCCGAAGGCGGCCTGACCTTCCGCGCCCGCTTCGGTGTCGAGCGCAACGGTGTCAGCCTGCTTGCTGATGGTAGCTATTCGGCAGGCTCCGAGATCAAGGACGGCTATCCCGAGTTCACCGCCGACCTGCTGAAGAAGCTCGGGTGGTGGGACGACCTGACGGATGCCGAGAAACAGGCCGCCGAAGGCAAAAACTGGAAGAACGACCTGTCCGGCGGCATCCAGCGCGTCGCAATCAAGCATGGTTGCGCCCCGTTCGGCAATGCCAAGGCACGCACCGTGGTCTGGACCTTCCCCGACCCCGTGCCGGTGCACCGTGAGCCGTTGTACACCAACCGCCGCGACCTGGTGGAGAAGTACCCGACCTACGAAGACCGCAAATCGTTCTGGCGCCTGCCGACCCGCTATGGGTCGATCCAGGCCAAGGACTACTCGCAGGAGTTCCCGATCATCCTCACCTCGGGGCGGCTGGTCGAGTACGAGGGTGGCGGCGACGAGACCCGGTCGAACCCGTGGCTGGCCGAACTGCAGCAGGACATGTTCGTCGAGATACACCCGCGTGATGCCAACAATGCCGGCATCAAGGATGGCGAAGACGTGTGGATCGAGAGCACGGAGGGCGCCCGCATCAAGGTCAAGTCCCTGGTCACCCGACGCGTTGCCGCCGGGGTCGCGTTCACGCCTTTCCATTTCGGCGGTCACTTCCAGGGCAACGACCTGCGCAGCAAGTACCCTGCGGGTGCCGATCCCTTCGTACTGGGCGAGGCCTGCAACACCGCGTTCACCTATGGATACGACTCGGTGACGCAGATGCAGGAAACCAAGTGCACCCTTTGCCGCATCATCAAGGCTTGA
- a CDS encoding 4Fe-4S dicluster domain-containing protein, which yields MANMKFYCDAERCIECNACVTACKNENEVPWGVNRRRVVTIKDGEPGERSLSVACMHCADAPCAAVCPVDCFYTTEDGVVLHDKDICIGCGYCFYACPFGAPQFPKAGAFASRGKMDKCTFCAGGPKETGSAEEHRMYGSNRLAEGKLPLCAEMCSTKALIAGDADVVSDIYRRRVVNRGASVLDWGVNYDKASLRAPQSVKGKASSDG from the coding sequence ATGGCCAATATGAAGTTCTACTGCGACGCGGAACGCTGCATCGAGTGCAATGCCTGTGTCACCGCCTGCAAGAATGAAAACGAAGTCCCCTGGGGTGTGAACCGCCGCCGCGTGGTCACGATCAAGGACGGCGAACCCGGCGAACGCTCGCTGTCGGTTGCATGCATGCACTGCGCCGATGCGCCGTGTGCCGCTGTCTGCCCGGTCGACTGTTTCTACACCACGGAAGACGGCGTGGTGCTGCACGACAAGGACATCTGTATCGGGTGCGGTTACTGTTTTTATGCCTGCCCGTTCGGTGCGCCGCAGTTCCCGAAGGCCGGGGCATTCGCGTCGCGCGGCAAGATGGACAAATGCACCTTCTGCGCCGGTGGCCCGAAAGAGACCGGCAGCGCCGAGGAGCACCGCATGTACGGGTCCAACCGACTGGCGGAAGGCAAACTGCCGCTGTGTGCCGAGATGTGTTCGACCAAGGCACTGATCGCCGGTGACGCCGACGTGGTGTCGGATATCTACCGCAGACGCGTGGTCAACCGCGGCGCCTCGGTGCTCGATTGGGGGGTCAACTACGACAAGGCCAGCCTTCGCGCACCCCAGAGCGTGAAAGGCAAGGCGAGCAGCGACGGCTGA